The DNA window TCCTCGCGTCGTATACGCTCGTACCGCACGAGGTCGACTATACGTTCTCTCGGTGATAATAAATACGTTGCTGACGGTCGCAAGAACTGAATCGTGGGTCGTGCTGACCAGTAAGTTTAGCAGTATATCGTGATGAATTAACTGTCCCGGGCCCCGAGAACCGAGAGCCGGTGGGGAACCGAGCGAGCCGTCCCTGCTCCTCTCAATCCGTGCGATTCCGGCGGCCGGTTGGGTGAGGTGGCGATCGGAATCCGCGGGAAAGAGAGGGACCATCGCTGATCACCCCGTCCGACGTGACGGCACGCGGCGGCGGAGCCACGCGCCGGAGACGGCTTCAACTGTCGGAGCGGACGGCCGGGAGGTAGTCGTCGAGCGACAGCGCGAACGGTTCGGCGGTCGGGAGGTCGACCCAGAAGTACTCGAACCGCTGTCCGCGTTCGTCCCCGGAGCCGGTGACGACGTGGACCCACCGGTCCCGGCGCTCGTCGATCTCCGCGTGGTAGAAGTGGCGGACGTACTTCGTCGGCGGGCCGGGTCGGCGGGTCCAGACGTCCGAGACGACACGGCGCGGGTGGTCGACGGTGAGGCCGCTCTCCTCTGTGACCTCCCGCCGGAGTGCCGCCTCGAGCGACTCACCCGGCTCGACTGTCCCCTTGGGCACCTGCAGGCCGTCGGAGCCGGGGGCACGGAACACGAGCAGTTGGCTCCGGCCGCGGCGGGTGAGATACGCACACACCTTGGGCACGTACGTCGCCTCACGGCGGGGGTCCAGCGGCGGCGTCCGCGTGACGACAAGTGGGCTGTCGGTGTCCATACCGGTCTGTGGCGCGAGTGTCTCATAGTTACACCCGGTGTAACACGGTGCAGGTGTGGGTTACCGGCCGTTACACGGCTGCTAACGCGAGCGTGACGGCCGCTGGGGCGACGACTTACTCGACGAGCATCTCGTAGCCGCCCGTCTCCTCGTCCGACTCCCCGCGTTCGTCGAGGTACTGGAGCGTCACGAGCACCGACAGCCCGAGCGAGACGGCCAGCGCGACACCGGCCCACCCGAGCAGGGAGACGGCCGGAACCGCCAGCCAGACGCCGACGACGAGCAGCCAGCTCGCGACCGAGAACGCGAGGTAGTACCGGAGCCACCCCGGCGACTCTCCCGCTGTCTCCATCCAGAAAAAGCCCGACTCGCGGAGGTCGTTCGTGAGCACGACCGTCCGTTCGTCCTCGTCGTAGACGGCGATATCCGCCTCTTCGAGCTTCGGGAGGTGCGTCTGGTACAGCGATATGTAGACGCGCTGTCGCTCCTCGGACGTGATCTCCGACTCGGGCGTCCCGCTCTCGGCGGCAGCGATCTTCGTCGCGAGCTCCTTGAGGCTCAACTCCTCGTCCGCCTGTGAGAGGTAGTAGATGATGTAGCGGCGTCGGGAGTTGCTCAGTATCTGGAAGAGGTCGTCTTTTGATCGTGTCGTCATCGATGTAGTGTCCTTGATCGGCCCCGTTCTTCGATGAGAGGCGAGACGAGCGGGTGACATTGTTGATACCACACGTGATTTTAAAGCTTTGTTATCGGTGAGCTATCGGTAGCCTATCTGGAACACGCCGTCGCGACTGCTGGCGGCGATGCGAGTCGACATGGGGGCAGAGCGGTACGTCACGCGTCGAGAACGTCTCCGCGAGCGGGAAGCCCCGTCTTAAAGCCCGAATCGGAGATGTTCCCGGGTGGCTAACAAAACCGGTTGGGAGAGAGTGATATACAGAGAGACACATGAGTATGTTCGATCTGACAGGGTTCCAGCGAGACCTGCTGTACGTGATCGCCGGTGCGGACCGGCCATCGGGACAGCAGATCAAAGAATCGATCAGCGAGGACGTCGGCGAGGTCAACCACGGCCGCCTCTACCCGAACCTGGACACGCTCGTCGAGCGCGGATTCGTCAACAAAGGCCAACACGACCGTCGGACGAACTACTACCAGATATCCGACGAGGGGCGAACGGCGATCAGCGAGCGGCGCGAGTGGGAAGAGCGGTACGTCTCGTTCGACGAGTAACGCGCCTCGCTCCCCCGCCCACTTGTGTAAGAATAGCTGTACGTTCGACGAAATCTGCTCGCAACGCGTGCGAACTGGGGGCGCGGGGACACAAATCACTCTTCATTATGATACCATTAAAACGCGCTGAGAGTCCTCAAAACACGATTTTCTTCGATTTGCACACTTACCGAGCGGATCGTATGTTCGTCGGCTTCTAATTTTCTAACCGGACAATCAGGAGATCCAACTACTGTAACCACCGCAACACTTATTTTGTTAATCCCTCATTAGTGGAGTATGGCACGCGAACAGGCGCGGAAACAGACGCGTAGTACCAACCCAGTAAGTCGGCGAAACTACCTCCGGTTGAGTGGCGCACTCACCCTCGGCGTCGCCGGCGCGGCAGCGAGCGAGCGAGTCGAGAACTACGACGCGGGTCCGGGGAACGTCCTCTCGATCGTCGGAACGACCCCCGCACCGACTACCTACGAAGTGACGGTAAGCGATGAGATCGTCCCCGGACGGCACACGGACGCGCTGAGCGTCCTCGGGACGACCGGCCAGAGCGCGGAGGACGCG is part of the Salinigranum marinum genome and encodes:
- a CDS encoding NUDIX hydrolase; this encodes MDPRREATYVPKVCAYLTRRGRSQLLVFRAPGSDGLQVPKGTVEPGESLEAALRREVTEESGLTVDHPRRVVSDVWTRRPGPPTKYVRHFYHAEIDERRDRWVHVVTGSGDERGQRFEYFWVDLPTAEPFALSLDDYLPAVRSDS
- a CDS encoding DUF7344 domain-containing protein, which translates into the protein MTTRSKDDLFQILSNSRRRYIIYYLSQADEELSLKELATKIAAAESGTPESEITSEERQRVYISLYQTHLPKLEEADIAVYDEDERTVVLTNDLRESGFFWMETAGESPGWLRYYLAFSVASWLLVVGVWLAVPAVSLLGWAGVALAVSLGLSVLVTLQYLDERGESDEETGGYEMLVE
- a CDS encoding PadR family transcriptional regulator translates to MFDLTGFQRDLLYVIAGADRPSGQQIKESISEDVGEVNHGRLYPNLDTLVERGFVNKGQHDRRTNYYQISDEGRTAISERREWEERYVSFDE